In one Candidatus Planktophila versatilis genomic region, the following are encoded:
- a CDS encoding NAD(P)H-dependent glycerol-3-phosphate dehydrogenase: MSKVTVFGAGAWGSTMAQVLSDAGNEVLLWGRSESVITEISTAHTNVKYLGSHILPDDIIATTSLDDAFAFSQMYVLAIPAQEIRATLEDWKARFPSDCTIVSTLKGIEISTQMRMTEVIEDVLGVHKIAIITGPNLADELVLRQPAGAVAAATSQVLADQIRELFRTPYYRVYTSTDVMGCELAGAIKSVIALAVGLSIGMGFGENTQAMLITRGLNEVARLCAAHGSDPLSAAGLAGMGDLVASCGSPLSRNRTFGEVIGRTGSMSAARAQMVKTVEGVASSSAVLEIAHRVGIEVPVIEAVADIVSEKLTPEAALQRLMEITTKAENFIR, from the coding sequence ATGAGCAAAGTAACTGTTTTCGGTGCCGGCGCCTGGGGTTCAACCATGGCGCAGGTCTTAAGTGATGCGGGAAATGAAGTACTCCTTTGGGGTCGCAGTGAATCTGTCATCACAGAAATCTCCACCGCTCATACCAATGTGAAGTATTTAGGTAGCCACATACTGCCCGATGACATCATTGCGACTACCAGTCTGGACGATGCATTCGCGTTCTCGCAGATGTATGTACTTGCAATCCCTGCGCAAGAGATCCGGGCAACACTGGAAGATTGGAAGGCTCGCTTTCCATCGGACTGCACCATTGTGAGTACCCTCAAAGGAATTGAAATATCCACTCAAATGCGTATGACCGAGGTTATTGAAGACGTTCTCGGTGTGCATAAGATTGCAATCATTACCGGACCTAACTTGGCCGATGAACTTGTGCTTCGTCAGCCCGCCGGCGCTGTTGCTGCGGCAACGTCGCAAGTGCTAGCTGATCAGATTAGAGAGTTATTTCGCACTCCCTATTATCGTGTCTATACATCAACTGATGTCATGGGCTGCGAACTTGCTGGCGCCATTAAGAGTGTTATCGCACTAGCGGTTGGGCTATCAATTGGCATGGGCTTTGGCGAAAATACCCAAGCGATGTTAATTACCCGCGGGCTTAATGAAGTCGCACGATTATGTGCAGCCCACGGCTCTGATCCGTTATCTGCCGCCGGCTTAGCAGGCATGGGAGATCTTGTTGCCAGTTGCGGCTCGCCACTTTCGCGCAATAGAACCTTTGGTGAAGTCATTGGTCGCACAGGTTCTATGAGCGCTGCCCGCGCACAGATGGTGAAAACTGTCGAAGGCGTTGCATCATCGAGTGCGGTACTTGAAATTGCCCATCGCGTGGGTATCGAAGTTCCCGTAATTGAAGCAGTAGCTGACATTGTGAGTGAAAAACTCACTCCAGAAGCAGCGTTACAAAGATTGATGGAGATAACCACCAAAGCTGAAAACTTCATCCGATGA
- a CDS encoding lysophospholipid acyltransferase family protein, giving the protein MAEFKLSYEPPRGFPLGTNLTYKVFAAILIPIFNLFMSRDWKGAQNIPAQGRVIVASNHMSYLDVLVFTHFLFRNGRAPRYLGKVGVFRVPVVGKILLASGQIPVERETIDAKNAVDHAKILLESGHMLGVYPEGTLTRDGQMWPMIAKTGCARLALETDTPVIPIAQWGSQLVVPNYTKRVKLFPRKTIVIRAGKPVDLSPWKGKHEDPQALIEATAKIMREITVLLEDIRGEKRPEVIFDPHTSDLPRIGNFKKKRA; this is encoded by the coding sequence ATGGCAGAGTTCAAGCTTTCTTATGAACCGCCACGTGGTTTTCCACTAGGCACAAATCTCACCTATAAAGTCTTTGCAGCTATTTTGATTCCAATTTTCAATCTCTTTATGAGCAGAGATTGGAAAGGGGCGCAGAATATTCCAGCCCAGGGCAGAGTCATCGTCGCAAGCAATCACATGTCCTATCTCGATGTCCTGGTCTTCACGCACTTTCTTTTTCGAAATGGCAGAGCCCCTCGATATCTTGGCAAGGTTGGGGTTTTTCGAGTTCCCGTGGTTGGCAAAATTCTTTTAGCATCTGGTCAGATTCCGGTGGAGCGAGAAACTATCGATGCTAAGAATGCAGTCGATCATGCAAAGATTCTGCTGGAGTCCGGACATATGCTCGGTGTTTATCCGGAAGGAACTCTTACCCGAGATGGGCAGATGTGGCCCATGATTGCCAAGACGGGGTGCGCGCGCCTTGCGCTAGAAACAGATACGCCCGTCATCCCGATTGCGCAGTGGGGCTCACAACTTGTCGTTCCGAATTACACAAAGCGAGTAAAACTCTTTCCGCGCAAGACAATTGTCATTAGAGCTGGCAAGCCGGTCGATCTCTCGCCTTGGAAAGGAAAGCACGAGGACCCCCAGGCGCTGATTGAAGCAACAGCTAAAATCATGCGAGAAATTACCGTCCTGCTCGAGGATATTCGTGGTGAGAAGCGACCTGAAGTAATCTTTGACCCGCACACATCAGATCTTCCACGGATAGGTAACTTTAAGAAGAAGAGAGCATGA
- a CDS encoding HU family DNA-binding protein, with translation MNKAQFIAALAPHFNGSKKDAAHAVDVVFDTIVRNMSAGNDVMINDFGKFKKVDRKARMGRNPFTGETIKIKASKKARFLPAKALKEIIAGDRKLGPAPKPEVKAAPKAAAKKAVAKKKPAAKKKPAAKKKVAKKAPAKRKPAKKAVKRR, from the coding sequence ATGAATAAGGCCCAGTTCATCGCTGCGTTGGCCCCACACTTCAACGGCAGCAAGAAAGATGCAGCACACGCTGTAGATGTAGTTTTTGACACAATCGTTCGTAACATGTCAGCCGGAAACGACGTCATGATCAACGATTTCGGTAAGTTCAAGAAGGTTGATCGCAAGGCACGTATGGGTCGTAACCCATTCACCGGCGAGACAATCAAGATCAAGGCGTCAAAGAAGGCACGTTTCCTTCCTGCAAAGGCACTCAAGGAAATTATTGCTGGAGATCGCAAACTTGGTCCAGCTCCTAAGCCAGAAGTTAAGGCAGCACCTAAGGCAGCAGCGAAGAAAGCTGTAGCTAAGAAGAAGCCAGCAGCGAAGAAGAAGCCAGCAGCTAAGAAGAAGGTTGCTAAGAAGGCTCCTGCAAAGCGCAAGCCAGCAAAGAAGGCAGTTAAGAGACGTTAA
- the leuD gene encoding 3-isopropylmalate dehydratase small subunit — protein MDKFIKHTGTGVPLRRSNVDTDQIIPAVYLKRVTRSGFEDGLFSAWRSDPEFVLNKQEFKSGTVLVAGPEFGTGSSREHAVWALQNYGFKVVISSRFADIFRNNSLKGGLLTVIVPQAVVDALWDAIESEPTTAITVDLEARTVSYNAITVSFELDDYTRWRLMEGLDDIGLTLKHTDSIDAFEAKRPAYKPKTLPIRI, from the coding sequence ATGGATAAGTTTATTAAACACACTGGAACCGGCGTTCCACTACGTCGCAGCAATGTTGATACCGATCAGATCATCCCGGCTGTCTATTTAAAGCGTGTGACACGTAGTGGCTTCGAAGATGGTCTCTTCTCAGCTTGGCGCTCAGATCCTGAATTTGTACTTAATAAGCAAGAGTTCAAGAGTGGCACCGTGCTTGTGGCCGGGCCAGAGTTTGGAACTGGATCATCGCGCGAACATGCGGTCTGGGCGCTACAAAACTACGGTTTCAAGGTAGTGATCTCTAGCCGCTTTGCAGATATCTTCCGAAACAACTCCCTCAAAGGTGGATTATTGACCGTCATAGTTCCACAGGCGGTCGTTGACGCTCTTTGGGATGCAATCGAGAGCGAGCCAACCACTGCAATTACCGTCGACCTTGAGGCGCGCACAGTTTCCTATAACGCCATCACGGTGAGCTTTGAACTCGATGATTACACCCGCTGGCGCCTCATGGAGGGGCTAGATGACATCGGATTAACCTTGAAGCACACTGATTCCATCGACGCTTTTGAAGCAAAGCGCCCGGCATATAAGCCAAAGACGCTACCCATACGGATTTAA
- the leuC gene encoding 3-isopropylmalate dehydratase large subunit, giving the protein MGKTLAEKIWDDHIVRSAEGEPDLLYIDLHLIHEVTSPQAFDGLRLAGRPVRRADLTIATEDHNTPTLDILKPIADPVSKLQIDTLRSNAKEFGVRLHSLGDADQGVVHVVGPQLGITQPGMTIVCGDSHTSTHGAFGAIAFGIGTSEVEHVLATQTLPSRRPKTMAINVEGTLKAGVSAKDIILAIIAQIGTGGGQGYIIEYRGSAIRALSMEGRMTVCNMSIEAGARAGLIAPDQKTFDYIKGKPHAPEDFQGAQKYWQSLFTDADAKFDVEITINADELEPFVTWGTNPGQGLPLNASVPNPAEIKDAEERGAAERALQYMGLVAGTPLKKIAIDTVFLGSCTNGRIEDLRAAASILEGKKIATTLRMLVVPGSERVRQQAMTEGLDKVFTDAGAEWRNAGCSMCLGMNPDQLAVGERSASTSNRNFEGRQGKGGRTHLVSPLVAAATAIRGTLSSPADL; this is encoded by the coding sequence GTCTTGCGGGTCGCCCAGTGCGTCGTGCTGATCTGACAATTGCAACCGAAGATCACAACACGCCAACGCTAGATATTCTCAAGCCGATTGCTGATCCGGTTTCAAAGTTGCAGATCGATACTTTGCGCAGCAATGCGAAAGAATTTGGTGTCCGTCTTCACTCACTGGGAGATGCCGACCAAGGCGTAGTTCACGTTGTTGGCCCGCAGCTTGGAATTACCCAGCCAGGCATGACTATTGTTTGTGGAGATTCACATACTTCCACCCATGGTGCATTTGGCGCAATCGCATTTGGTATTGGTACCTCAGAGGTAGAACACGTTCTTGCAACACAGACGCTGCCATCACGTCGACCAAAGACAATGGCTATAAATGTTGAGGGAACACTCAAAGCTGGCGTGAGTGCGAAAGATATTATTCTTGCAATTATTGCCCAGATTGGTACCGGCGGCGGCCAGGGATACATCATTGAATACCGCGGTTCTGCAATTCGAGCACTGTCTATGGAAGGCCGCATGACGGTCTGCAACATGTCCATTGAAGCCGGAGCGCGTGCGGGGCTAATCGCACCAGATCAGAAGACATTTGATTACATCAAGGGCAAGCCACATGCACCGGAGGATTTCCAGGGCGCTCAGAAGTATTGGCAGAGCTTGTTTACCGATGCTGATGCAAAATTCGATGTTGAAATCACAATCAATGCAGATGAGCTAGAACCATTTGTCACATGGGGTACTAACCCAGGACAAGGGCTACCGCTCAATGCATCAGTTCCCAATCCTGCTGAGATTAAAGATGCCGAAGAGCGTGGAGCTGCCGAACGCGCTCTGCAATACATGGGACTAGTAGCCGGAACGCCACTAAAGAAGATAGCTATTGACACTGTTTTCTTGGGCTCTTGCACCAATGGCCGGATCGAAGATTTACGTGCTGCTGCTTCAATTTTGGAAGGTAAGAAGATTGCAACCACGCTACGCATGCTGGTAGTTCCTGGCTCTGAACGAGTACGTCAGCAAGCAATGACGGAGGGGCTAGATAAAGTCTTCACCGATGCCGGCGCTGAATGGCGTAATGCTGGATGCTCCATGTGCTTGGGCATGAATCCAGATCAACTTGCCGTTGGAGAACGTTCGGCATCTACATCTAATCGAAACTTTGAAGGGCGACAAGGAAAAGGTGGACGTACTCACCTGGTCAGCCCATTAGTTGCTGCCGCAACAGCTATTCGCGGCACACTTTCATCACCGGCAGATTTGTAA